One window from the genome of Polynucleobacter sp. MWH-Svant-W18 encodes:
- a CDS encoding energy transducer TonB — MPETFRKAILYFQSAWRRHPFRLALCASLLIHLIFLSIRWGFGEMESRRLNTPLSVVLVNASNKAAPKEANKLAQADLQGGGRSDSQDAVALHRARLGAEARLEVLEKQQKQMLAKLEDQRARAGGRKSGEEQKIAPQLNSLEAELGKRLQVDGRHPRRKVLTGANVKAVSFAHYYDAMRQKIEAYGSAFFPRANGRPLYGSLVIVVSVDSQGRITSNAQGKDGLSIGRSSGNPELDRQAIAIVRASAPFGPFPSEMRNQIDVLDWVSTFEFTRDGADRLELKR; from the coding sequence ATGCCTGAAACATTTCGCAAGGCGATTTTGTATTTTCAGAGCGCCTGGCGTCGTCATCCATTCCGGTTGGCACTTTGCGCATCTCTTTTAATTCATCTCATCTTTTTATCCATACGATGGGGTTTTGGGGAGATGGAGAGTCGCCGATTGAATACGCCCTTGAGCGTAGTGTTGGTCAATGCCAGCAATAAAGCAGCTCCGAAGGAAGCCAACAAATTAGCGCAGGCTGATCTACAAGGTGGCGGCAGAAGCGACTCCCAGGATGCTGTGGCATTACACCGAGCCAGATTGGGAGCGGAGGCTCGCCTTGAGGTTTTGGAGAAACAACAAAAGCAAATGTTGGCAAAGCTAGAAGATCAAAGAGCGCGTGCAGGTGGGCGCAAGAGTGGCGAGGAACAAAAAATTGCTCCGCAACTCAATTCGCTGGAGGCTGAGCTGGGTAAGCGTTTGCAAGTAGATGGCCGACACCCGCGACGCAAAGTGTTAACCGGTGCGAATGTAAAAGCTGTCTCATTTGCCCATTATTACGATGCGATGCGGCAAAAGATTGAGGCTTATGGCAGCGCATTTTTCCCTCGTGCCAATGGCCGTCCTTTGTATGGCAGTTTGGTAATTGTTGTGAGTGTTGATTCTCAGGGTCGGATCACTAGTAACGCTCAGGGCAAGGATGGTCTCTCAATCGGCCGCAGCTCTGGCAATCCTGAGTTAGACCGCCAAGCAATTGCAATCGTGCGAGCATCAGCTCCTTTTGGACCTTTTCCCTCGGAAATGCGCAATCAAATTGATGTACTCGATTGGGTCTCGACTTTTGAGTTCACTCGAGACGGTGCTGATCGCCTTGAGCTTAAGCGCTAA
- the aroE gene encoding shikimate dehydrogenase codes for MSSLNPADLHTDPTLFSGVDVYAVAGNPIAHSKSPEIHQRFAEQAQQKMHYGRLQPDINAFALVAKTFFAAGGKGMNVTVPFKLDAQVFADALTPRAQLAGAVNTLWIKDGQVWGDNTDGAGLVRDLLAQGIALHQSRILLLGAGGAARGVLGPLLEQSPKCLVIANRSSEKADELVKLFANLAAINEVALESRTLLELEDATKTPYAFDLVINATAAGLTDESPLSTGAVANVFVPSSFAYDMVYGKTTAFMRQALQRGARVSDGLGMLVEQAADAFLLWRGAHLATVIDPRAVLAKLRS; via the coding sequence ATGAGTTCACTCAATCCAGCCGATCTCCATACAGATCCCACCCTATTTTCCGGTGTGGATGTATACGCCGTTGCTGGTAATCCGATTGCTCATAGCAAATCGCCGGAGATTCATCAGCGCTTTGCAGAGCAGGCTCAGCAAAAAATGCACTATGGTCGTTTGCAGCCTGACATCAACGCATTTGCTCTAGTAGCAAAGACTTTTTTTGCTGCAGGCGGGAAGGGAATGAACGTCACCGTACCTTTTAAGCTGGATGCGCAGGTATTTGCTGATGCCTTAACTCCTCGCGCTCAGCTGGCTGGCGCAGTCAATACTTTATGGATTAAAGATGGCCAGGTCTGGGGCGATAACACTGATGGGGCTGGATTAGTGCGAGATCTGTTAGCTCAAGGAATCGCGCTGCATCAATCCCGAATCTTGCTCTTGGGCGCGGGTGGTGCAGCTCGAGGTGTACTTGGACCTTTGCTTGAGCAATCACCAAAGTGTTTAGTGATTGCTAACCGCTCTAGCGAAAAAGCAGACGAGTTGGTGAAGTTATTTGCAAACCTTGCAGCCATAAACGAGGTTGCACTAGAGTCACGAACTTTGTTAGAGCTCGAAGATGCTACAAAAACGCCTTATGCCTTTGATTTAGTCATTAATGCCACTGCTGCAGGCCTGACAGACGAATCTCCTTTGAGTACTGGAGCCGTAGCAAATGTGTTTGTGCCAAGCTCTTTTGCCTACGATATGGTGTATGGCAAAACTACGGCCTTTATGCGCCAAGCTCTGCAAAGGGGCGCGCGCGTAAGTGATGGTCTAGGGATGTTAGTAGAGCAAGCTGCCGATGCTTTCTTATTATGGCGTGGTGCTCACTTGGCTACCGTGATTGACCCACGCGCAGTATTGGCCAAACTTCGTAGCTAA
- the mtgA gene encoding monofunctional biosynthetic peptidoglycan transglycosylase encodes MRWIAYPVKCLICGILAMQIYFALQIALWSGLNPASTAFQRAERWRLCSWHWSCEVHSKWVPYNKISSNLKRAVLVSEDDIFFQHKGVRVEDMQKAWEKNQQKSQFKNAPKTALRGGSTITQQLAKNLFLSSEQNYLRKGQELIITGLLELILSKQRLFEIYLNSVEWGEGVFGIGAASQHYYGIPPAALDLDQAAALASALPAPKCFDKAQYCRKANIHFPTRQEFILENMGRVALAPIPLAPKNTK; translated from the coding sequence ATGCGTTGGATAGCTTATCCAGTCAAATGCCTGATCTGCGGTATTTTGGCAATGCAGATTTATTTTGCGTTGCAGATTGCTTTATGGAGTGGCTTAAATCCTGCCAGTACAGCATTTCAGAGGGCTGAACGCTGGCGCTTATGTTCCTGGCATTGGTCTTGCGAAGTCCATTCCAAATGGGTCCCTTACAACAAAATTTCCAGCAATCTCAAGCGTGCTGTTTTGGTGAGTGAAGACGATATCTTTTTTCAACATAAAGGGGTACGTGTCGAAGATATGCAAAAAGCATGGGAAAAGAATCAGCAAAAATCCCAATTTAAGAATGCCCCAAAGACAGCTTTGCGGGGAGGTTCAACCATTACTCAGCAGTTAGCTAAGAATTTATTTTTGTCTTCAGAGCAAAATTATTTACGCAAAGGGCAGGAGCTGATCATTACTGGGCTCCTTGAGCTAATTTTGTCAAAACAACGTCTATTTGAGATTTATCTCAATTCGGTGGAGTGGGGTGAGGGAGTTTTTGGGATCGGGGCTGCTTCACAGCACTATTACGGGATACCACCGGCTGCCTTAGATTTGGATCAAGCAGCAGCACTTGCTTCTGCCTTGCCAGCCCCAAAGTGTTTTGATAAAGCGCAATATTGTCGCAAGGCCAATATTCACTTTCCAACTCGTCAAGAATTTATTCTCGAAAATATGGGTCGTGTCGCATTAGCGCCTATACCACTGGCACCTAAAAATACTAAGTAG
- the pyrF gene encoding orotidine-5'-phosphate decarboxylase: MNAHSNTFNQQLQSAWASQGSMLCIGFDPDPKRLPSSLQGKSEGIFEFCREIADATADMVCAFKPQFAYFASQRAEAQLEKLIGHLKDKYPHIPVILDSKRGDIGSTADHYALEAFERYGADAVTVNPYMGFDTIEPYLKYPGKGVIVLCRTSNPGGSDLQFLNVAPNNEPLYLQVAKLAAQEWNHSGQISLVVGATFPEEIAKVRAIVGEMPLLIPGIGAQGGDIDATVKAGRIPGAPGTGMIINSSRAILYASSGSDFAQAARVAAQSTRDALRAAAAK; this comes from the coding sequence ATGAACGCTCACTCAAATACCTTTAACCAGCAACTCCAGTCTGCATGGGCTTCCCAAGGTAGCATGCTGTGCATTGGTTTTGACCCAGATCCTAAAAGGCTACCAAGCTCCCTCCAAGGGAAGTCTGAGGGCATCTTTGAGTTTTGCCGTGAAATCGCTGATGCCACTGCAGATATGGTCTGTGCATTCAAACCACAATTTGCTTACTTCGCCTCCCAAAGAGCAGAGGCCCAGCTTGAAAAGTTGATTGGCCACCTAAAAGATAAATACCCCCACATTCCCGTGATTTTGGATTCCAAACGTGGTGATATCGGTAGCACCGCCGACCACTATGCCCTGGAAGCTTTTGAGCGCTATGGCGCAGATGCTGTGACCGTCAACCCTTACATGGGTTTTGACACGATTGAACCGTATCTCAAATACCCCGGGAAGGGAGTTATAGTGCTTTGTCGCACCTCCAATCCTGGCGGGTCAGACTTGCAATTTCTCAATGTTGCCCCAAATAACGAACCACTCTATTTACAGGTAGCCAAGCTCGCTGCACAAGAGTGGAATCACTCTGGTCAAATCAGCTTAGTGGTTGGCGCCACCTTCCCGGAAGAAATTGCGAAGGTGCGTGCGATCGTTGGCGAAATGCCACTGCTCATTCCTGGAATTGGTGCTCAAGGTGGTGATATTGATGCCACTGTGAAAGCTGGTCGCATTCCAGGTGCGCCTGGCACCGGCATGATCATTAATTCATCCAGAGCAATTTTGTATGCAAGCTCAGGCAGTGACTTTGCTCAAGCAGCAAGAGTGGCTGCACAAAGCACACGCGATGCCCTTAGGGCAGCTGCCGCAAAATAA
- the corA gene encoding magnesium/cobalt transporter CorA translates to MINLFVLQNGRLSQEQVEDRNELLQYTNPIWIDVVDPEEEELIWIKEAFGVLLPELDDLGDLEASARYFEADDGHLHIRTDFLLDEEETSRNVRVAFVLTKQVLFSIHDEDLPVFRLVRLRARLRPGSVSNAKDVLLDLYSTDAEYSADALEEVYENLEQAGKRVLSDNINDADAAEVLETIATEEDTNGRIRRNVMDTRRALSFLMRSKLLSDEQQEEARQILRDIDSLENHTAFLFDKINFLMDATVGFINLNQSKIIKIFSVVSVALMPPTLLASVWGMNYKYMPELDLPWGYPMAIGAMVISAIIPLAYFHSKGWMK, encoded by the coding sequence ATGATCAACTTGTTCGTCCTGCAAAATGGCCGCCTCTCTCAAGAGCAAGTGGAAGATCGCAATGAATTGTTGCAATACACCAATCCTATCTGGATTGACGTAGTTGATCCAGAAGAAGAAGAGTTGATTTGGATTAAAGAGGCATTTGGGGTACTTTTACCTGAGTTGGATGACTTGGGCGATTTAGAGGCTTCAGCTCGATACTTCGAAGCCGATGATGGCCATCTCCATATCCGTACGGATTTCTTACTGGACGAGGAAGAAACTTCTCGTAACGTCCGCGTGGCGTTTGTTCTCACTAAACAGGTTTTGTTCTCCATTCATGATGAAGATCTACCGGTATTCCGTTTAGTCCGTTTGCGTGCACGTTTGCGCCCTGGATCGGTTAGCAATGCAAAAGATGTGTTGCTCGATTTGTATTCCACCGATGCTGAATACTCTGCAGATGCTCTAGAAGAGGTTTATGAAAACCTCGAGCAAGCGGGTAAACGTGTCTTATCTGACAACATTAATGATGCTGATGCTGCTGAAGTTTTGGAAACAATAGCCACCGAGGAAGATACCAACGGCCGTATCCGTCGCAATGTCATGGATACCCGTAGAGCCTTATCTTTCCTAATGCGTAGCAAGTTACTATCCGATGAGCAGCAAGAGGAAGCGCGCCAAATTTTGCGCGATATTGATTCCTTAGAAAACCACACTGCATTCTTATTCGATAAGATTAACTTTTTAATGGATGCGACTGTGGGTTTCATTAACTTGAACCAATCGAAGATTATTAAGATCTTCTCGGTGGTATCAGTCGCCCTCATGCCACCAACTTTATTGGCCAGCGTTTGGGGCATGAACTATAAGTACATGCCAGAGTTGGACTTGCCTTGGGGATATCCAATGGCAATTGGCGCCATGGTGATTTCAGCAATTATTCCTTTGGCCTACTTCCATAGCAAAGGTTGGATGAAGTAA
- a CDS encoding CinA family protein, whose translation MNLVQSIAQLLLAKNWKLALAESCTGGLVCAKLTELSGSSAWFERGYITYSNEAKTKCLGVPAELIQSYGAVSEPVAKAMAQGAQRMAGTHVGVSITGIAGPTGGTAEKPVGTVCFGWSMCDQDGENLIACQTKLFLGDRSAIREQAAEYALTELHRLLSA comes from the coding sequence ATGAATCTAGTTCAATCTATCGCCCAGCTCTTGCTTGCCAAAAATTGGAAGCTTGCACTGGCTGAATCTTGTACAGGTGGCCTGGTTTGTGCCAAATTGACCGAGTTATCAGGATCTAGTGCTTGGTTTGAGCGGGGCTATATCACTTACAGCAATGAAGCCAAAACAAAATGTCTCGGCGTACCCGCTGAACTCATTCAATCTTATGGCGCAGTGAGCGAACCGGTGGCCAAAGCCATGGCTCAAGGTGCTCAGCGTATGGCTGGAACCCATGTTGGAGTCTCCATTACTGGAATAGCTGGACCAACTGGGGGCACAGCAGAAAAACCCGTTGGAACGGTTTGCTTTGGATGGTCAATGTGCGATCAAGACGGTGAAAATCTGATCGCATGCCAAACCAAATTATTTCTTGGGGATAGATCAGCCATTCGGGAGCAAGCCGCTGAATATGCTTTGACTGAGCTACACAGATTGCTCAGCGCTTAG
- a CDS encoding phosphatidylglycerophosphatase A, whose translation MTFSEHSTEIKPNLRWVLQTASRTIAFGFGSGLSPIAPGTVGTLWAWAAFLIGEYFLSTEDFVWIIAGGVLLGCWVCGQVSEELGKKDFGGIVWDEIIAFWIVLLFITPTHFWMQAAAFALFRFFDAVKPGPIGMIDQHFKNFDASNLAPSTPLQILWRGFGIMVDDLAAAFCTLLLIALFQTLVK comes from the coding sequence ATGACTTTTTCTGAACACTCAACAGAGATTAAACCCAATCTTCGATGGGTGCTGCAAACCGCAAGTCGTACTATCGCCTTTGGCTTTGGTAGCGGCTTAAGCCCTATTGCACCAGGCACTGTCGGCACTCTCTGGGCGTGGGCAGCCTTCTTGATTGGTGAGTATTTTCTATCTACCGAAGATTTTGTATGGATCATTGCTGGCGGTGTGTTACTAGGATGCTGGGTCTGCGGCCAGGTGAGTGAAGAATTAGGTAAGAAAGATTTTGGTGGCATTGTTTGGGATGAAATCATTGCCTTTTGGATTGTGCTGCTTTTCATCACACCTACTCATTTTTGGATGCAAGCAGCTGCATTTGCACTCTTTCGCTTCTTCGATGCCGTCAAGCCAGGTCCAATTGGGATGATCGATCAGCACTTTAAAAACTTTGATGCCAGCAACTTAGCGCCATCTACTCCACTGCAAATCCTTTGGCGCGGCTTTGGGATCATGGTCGATGACCTTGCTGCAGCTTTCTGCACGCTATTACTCATTGCCTTATTTCAAACTCTAGTTAAATAA
- the thiL gene encoding thiamine-phosphate kinase, whose protein sequence is MHSESGPLGEFDLIARFFKSGADAMHSNGGPSNAIALGIGDDCALLKPPSGEDLAITSDMLVEGRHFFADANPQSLGYKTLAVNLSDLAAMGAKPLGFTLAIALPKPDLVWLEGFSKGLFSIASQYACPLIGGDTTAGPLTISITAIGSTPAGKAIRRSGAKVGDQIWVSGTVGDARLALAALRHEIKLSEEDFMHIAHRMHEPTPRLELGIKLRDIASSALDVSDGLLGDLQHLLKQSDVNAEIFLNQIPKSITLQKQSIDIQNQFATCGGDDYELCFTASSTQSNAISEISKALDLPLTCIGKIVAKENSSKRIALRNTQGNLLSESETQSFLKSFDHFAS, encoded by the coding sequence ATGCATTCTGAATCTGGCCCTCTTGGTGAATTTGATCTGATTGCCCGCTTTTTTAAATCGGGTGCGGACGCTATGCACTCGAACGGCGGTCCGAGCAACGCCATTGCCTTAGGTATTGGCGATGATTGCGCCCTGCTCAAGCCACCCTCAGGGGAGGACCTCGCAATTACCAGCGATATGCTGGTCGAAGGCAGGCATTTTTTTGCAGATGCCAATCCCCAGTCTCTGGGCTACAAAACCCTGGCAGTTAACCTTTCAGACCTAGCGGCAATGGGTGCAAAACCACTTGGATTCACGCTAGCGATTGCCTTACCGAAGCCTGATCTGGTCTGGCTAGAAGGGTTTTCTAAGGGGCTTTTTAGTATCGCCAGCCAGTACGCCTGCCCACTCATTGGTGGGGACACTACTGCCGGGCCCCTCACCATCTCCATCACAGCGATTGGCAGCACTCCTGCCGGGAAAGCCATACGCAGATCAGGGGCAAAAGTGGGCGATCAAATTTGGGTTTCCGGAACAGTGGGAGATGCAAGACTTGCTCTTGCTGCACTGCGTCATGAAATCAAGCTCTCTGAGGAAGACTTCATGCATATTGCCCACCGCATGCATGAACCCACCCCTAGATTGGAACTTGGGATCAAACTGCGTGACATTGCAAGTTCAGCGCTAGATGTATCTGATGGACTGCTCGGTGATCTGCAACATCTTCTCAAACAATCCGATGTCAATGCAGAAATTTTCTTAAATCAAATTCCCAAATCGATCACTCTCCAAAAACAGTCTATTGACATTCAAAATCAATTTGCAACTTGTGGTGGCGATGACTATGAATTGTGCTTCACCGCGTCGAGCACTCAAAGTAATGCGATTTCTGAAATCAGCAAGGCACTCGATTTACCGCTGACTTGCATTGGCAAAATTGTGGCAAAAGAAAATTCAAGCAAACGGATAGCCTTACGCAATACTCAAGGAAATTTGCTGAGTGAATCTGAAACACAGTCATTCCTCAAATCATTTGACCACTTTGCATCATGA
- a CDS encoding NADP-dependent malic enzyme has product MSKENNKEQQIAALREAALQYHEFPTPGKIEIAPTKQLTNQRDLALAYTPGVAAPCEEIVKDPANAFKYTARGNLVGVITNGTAVLGLGNIGPLASKPVMEGKAVLFKKFAGIDVFDIEVNENDPDKLVEIIAALEPTFGGINLEDIKAPDCFVVERKLQARMKIPVFHDDQHGTAIVVAAAILNGLKVVGKDVGNVKLVTSGAGAAALACLDLLVDLGIPRKNIWVTDLAGVAYKGRKELMDPEKEPFCQETDLRTLDEVIAGADIFLGLSAGGVLKQDMVKKMADKPLIYALANPTPEILPEEVKEVRPDAVMATGRTDYPNQVNNVLCFPFIFRGALDVGATTITRGMEVAAVKAVAELAQAEQSEVVASVYGIENLSFGPEYLIPKPFDPRLITVIAPAVAKAAMDDGVASRPIKDFDAYRNQLQQFVYHSGTLMKPLFSIAKRVPANQKRIVFAEGEDERVLRAVQIIIDENLATPILIGRPAVIEHRIVKFGLRMKMGEDFEIVNPENDSRFRDFWQTYLGLTERKGVTESFAKLEMRRRNSLIGSIMISKGMADGMICGTVGNSATHLKYIDEVVGHEPGAKVYGAMSGLILPGRQVFLVDTHINIDPSAEQLAELTLMAASEMRKLGLVPKVALLSHSNFGSSNAPSAVKMREVLALIKLADPTLEVDGEMHGDSALDASIREGAVTSSSLKGDANLLVMPNIDAANISYNLLKTAAGNGIAIGPLLLGVAKPIHILTPAATVRRIVNVTTLAVVEAASNARGIN; this is encoded by the coding sequence ATGAGCAAAGAAAACAATAAAGAGCAACAAATTGCAGCCCTGAGAGAGGCCGCACTTCAATATCACGAGTTTCCGACTCCGGGCAAGATTGAGATAGCCCCAACCAAACAATTAACCAATCAACGTGATTTAGCGCTTGCTTATACGCCTGGCGTTGCGGCCCCTTGTGAAGAGATCGTAAAAGATCCAGCGAATGCTTTTAAGTACACGGCTCGCGGTAATTTGGTTGGTGTGATTACTAACGGTACTGCAGTTCTAGGTTTGGGAAATATTGGACCATTGGCAAGTAAGCCGGTCATGGAAGGCAAAGCTGTACTCTTTAAAAAGTTTGCAGGCATTGATGTTTTCGATATCGAAGTGAATGAAAACGACCCTGACAAGTTAGTTGAAATTATTGCTGCACTTGAGCCCACATTTGGCGGCATTAATTTAGAAGACATCAAAGCGCCAGACTGTTTTGTGGTTGAACGCAAGTTACAAGCACGCATGAAGATTCCCGTCTTTCATGATGATCAGCACGGCACTGCCATTGTGGTGGCAGCTGCAATCCTGAACGGACTCAAGGTTGTTGGCAAGGATGTTGGCAATGTAAAACTAGTGACCTCCGGTGCAGGTGCTGCGGCGCTAGCCTGTTTAGATCTATTGGTTGACTTAGGAATTCCTCGCAAAAATATTTGGGTAACCGATTTGGCGGGTGTTGCATACAAGGGTCGTAAAGAATTGATGGACCCAGAAAAAGAGCCATTCTGCCAAGAAACTGATTTGCGGACTTTGGATGAAGTCATTGCAGGTGCAGATATTTTCTTGGGACTTTCTGCTGGTGGCGTGCTCAAACAAGACATGGTTAAGAAGATGGCTGATAAGCCATTGATTTACGCATTGGCAAACCCCACCCCAGAAATCTTGCCTGAGGAAGTGAAAGAAGTTCGCCCTGATGCAGTAATGGCTACTGGCCGTACTGACTATCCTAATCAAGTCAATAACGTTTTGTGTTTTCCATTTATTTTCCGTGGCGCACTCGATGTAGGTGCTACCACCATTACTCGTGGCATGGAAGTTGCTGCAGTTAAGGCTGTAGCTGAACTGGCCCAAGCAGAACAAAGTGAAGTCGTAGCCTCCGTTTACGGCATTGAGAACTTGTCCTTTGGACCTGAATACCTCATTCCAAAACCATTTGATCCGCGTTTAATTACTGTGATTGCTCCTGCGGTTGCAAAGGCAGCGATGGATGATGGCGTTGCTTCTCGCCCAATCAAAGATTTTGATGCCTATCGCAACCAGTTACAACAGTTTGTATATCACTCTGGAACTTTGATGAAGCCGCTCTTCAGTATTGCGAAGCGCGTACCAGCGAATCAAAAACGCATTGTGTTTGCTGAGGGTGAGGATGAGCGTGTATTGCGTGCTGTGCAAATCATTATTGATGAAAACCTGGCTACTCCAATCTTGATTGGTCGTCCAGCGGTGATTGAGCATCGTATTGTCAAGTTTGGTTTACGCATGAAGATGGGTGAGGATTTTGAAATTGTTAACCCAGAAAATGACTCGCGCTTCCGCGATTTCTGGCAAACCTATTTAGGCCTAACTGAGCGTAAGGGTGTTACAGAGTCTTTTGCTAAGCTAGAAATGCGTCGCCGCAATAGCTTGATTGGCTCAATCATGATTAGCAAGGGTATGGCTGATGGCATGATTTGTGGAACGGTTGGCAATTCGGCAACTCATCTGAAATACATTGATGAAGTAGTGGGTCACGAGCCTGGCGCAAAAGTATATGGCGCTATGTCTGGCTTAATTCTTCCGGGTCGCCAAGTATTTTTGGTGGATACACACATTAATATTGACCCAAGCGCTGAGCAGTTGGCTGAACTCACACTGATGGCTGCGAGTGAAATGCGCAAATTGGGATTGGTACCAAAAGTAGCGCTACTCTCCCATTCCAATTTTGGTTCAAGTAATGCCCCTTCAGCAGTCAAAATGCGTGAAGTGTTGGCATTAATCAAATTAGCGGATCCAACATTAGAAGTTGATGGTGAGATGCATGGGGATAGCGCTCTGGATGCAAGTATTCGTGAAGGTGCTGTAACTTCATCTTCATTGAAGGGCGATGCCAATCTCTTGGTAATGCCGAATATTGATGCGGCGAATATTTCTTACAACTTGCTAAAGACAGCAGCAGGTAATGGAATCGCCATCGGACCATTGTTATTGGGTGTAGCTAAGCCAATTCATATTTTGACTCCGGCAGCTACCGTTCGCAGGATCGTTAATGTGACTACTTTGGCGGTGGTAGAGGCTGCAAGCAACGCGAGAGGCATCAACTAG